ACAAATTCAAGTTGATGTCTTTCAAAGACATAGAGGTTCCTCTGTTGGACAAATAATGAAAGTAGTACATGGGGAGGGGGTGTTAGATACCTACTGTTTGAAAGAAACTGCAGAGTTCATTCTTTATAGATTCCAGGCTGCCaggttacatatatattacatatatatatatatatgtaggctCTATTGTGGCTTCTTCAGATTCCTAGACTTGAGCATGCATATAATAGTTACATTTTCGTAACTATTATATGCACTATTACGGAGGCTAAGGAAGTTCTAAGAAGATGGCGGTGGGACATTTACAAAGAAAGATCCACAGACCGATAATTTTTTTAGGAATAGGAGCACCAGAAAGTTACAATTGAATACACTCAGGGTTCCTAATGAACCCCAACGTGTATTATTATTTACTTGCCATTaacagccacattcatttttatatattttatatgtatctaTGAATATACCTGCATGTTAGCATTCACTTTGACAGATTATATTTATGACAGACATATGAAATAGCCATGCTAAACAGCACATCAATATACCAAgagtaaatgtactgtaagtacttGTAGCTAATAGGCCAGTGGACAGAATCAGCTTAACTGCATCATAAACATTTCTATAACTCACTCACAGAGCTTTAGTGCCACTCACATTTTGCCAGACAACATCCATATTTGCTGACACCGTTTCTATTACCTGTGGCTGAGTTATACCCATACAGCATGGGCATGGCTCTGGCAAATGTGACAATTCTGATCCACACTAGAGAAACTAACTGGTCACATGCATTACTCACTGCACTCCATATGCTTAATGGGCAGCTGAATCCATTAAACTCTGTTGCCAATATTATCCCAGCAGACATAATTAAAAGGTGACATTTCGAACTtggtaagtgattttttttcttttcagattctAAAGAGAAAAGCATACAATGCAACAGTAGACTGGTGGTTATTTGGTGTCACCATCTGTGAAATGGCCACTGGTATGTCACCCTTCAACAACAGTGACACCAAGGAGCTTATTAATTCCATCAAATTCTGTGATCCAGAGCTACCTGATTGGCTGGATGAAGATCTAAAACATCTTCTGGGACAGGTAAATACTGACAGAAGGATAGTATTGCCTCATTCAAAAATTTATTTATGCTCTATTACCGCTCAATTGCTGGTTGGGAAATACAAATCAGAAATGCTAAGTGCCCTGGGTGAATAGCATTGACTAATGAAATATGTGAATCATAAAGCAGTGGATTTTTCCCCCATACTCACTCAGCCAtgggaaacacacacacacatatatatatatatatatatatatatatatatatatatatatatatatatatatatatatatatatatatatatatatatatatatatctatatcgctagcgaaacttcgccaccgtgtgagcaaagccgttgctggcgaatttctggaggttagtgaatttgccccttggagtcgCAGAACCAAAGGTTAACACTGTGTcatctacatatttatcttttgaaGGACCccttattgtattgtttattggaACTCTaggtaataaattaaaatagggAGTGGGATGTGACTGACCTTGTAATAATTCCTGTAATGATGCTATTTCATTTTCTTACCCTGCACTTTGATGTATGTGGATATCCTAATATGGGGTAAATCCATTTCATGCCAGTGAATTGACAGTGACAATGACAGTAAATTACTTCCCATGCTTATAAAAGCCAATGTGAATGGACTTTCATATATTAAACAGCTCCGAATCAGATTCTTGAATATAGACACAGACTGGACAAATGGAATGATGTATAGGAAAGTCGATAAACGAATACAATCGCTAGGGGTTGATATCTGCACTTCCTAATCTTATGGATATACTGTAGACTTGCTGAATAAGAGTTCACTGTAACTATAACTGACTGTACCTGGCTCTGCACTGCAATGTTATCTTACAGCCTGTGCCcaggtgatgatgtcatcaggTGGCACCTTCCACTAAGCAAGAGACCTCAACCGTTATGACAGTTGGTGTGACAGCGTCAAagagagaagaagcagaagagagAGCTCCAGTGGATTTCAAGAGAATATGAAGAGAATACATTCTACTTCCATCGATTCGGATCCCCCACCTTCAAaggagaagaagagaagagaagaCCATGAAGAAGAGCAAGAAGAAAGCCAGAAAGAGAAGATAGAGAGCAGTTTGGAGGAACAGCTATCAGAGAAGGGCTGCAGGGAGGAGAGCATACCCTCTGGTTTCAAAGATTCTGACCCCCagccctcaaaggtgaagaaaagaagaaaagaacatgaagaagagggagaagaaaaccagaaggagaggagagagagCAGTTTGGAGAAACAGCTGCCAGAGAAGGGCTGCAGGGAGGAGAGCATACCCTCTGGTTTCAAAGATTCAGACCCCCagccctcaaaggtgaagaaaagaagaaaagaacatgaagaagagggagaagaaaaccagaaggagaagagagagagcagCTTGGAGAAACAGCTGCCAGGTAAGGGCTGCAGGGAGGAGAGCATACCTTCTGTTCTCAAAGATTCAGATCCGCAGTcctcaaaggtgaagaaaagTGAAgaccacgaagaagaggaaggaaaaaaacagaagaagaagagagagaggagtGTAGATGACCATCTGCAAGTTGAGTGCTACAGGGAGAAGAAACGGAGTAGGCAGGAGACTGATGAAGGTAaagaaaaatcacttaaaaatgcctAAATCGCAAAAATGAGTAGGTCACATGATTGCCAACTGCCTCTAATTTACTGGTGCAATCACTGTTTAGGACCCAGATACTGACATAAGTGTAacataaaatcaaatatatagaTTGAGGGCCCTCTTTACTCATATTGGTATTTGCTTGTTTCTGTAGGATTGTTGgtactgtatgtttattatatacactggttTATTGTAAAGCATTGTGACatttgttggtgttttataaatacatgttggtcATAATAACTGATTATAAAGGCAACAGTCAAAGGGAATAAAACAGCAAGCAGCTTGGAGCTGTGTATTTGAACTTGAAATGAAATATCTGATTGATTCCTATGGGTAATTGCTCTGATGCAATTTAACATCTACAGTATGTTCTATATGAAAAAAAACGTTGCCTAGGTGCAAGGACCCATAAtagccaatgagatgtttgcctttgaccagtaaatactttctgctgattggttggtatcgGTGACTAGACATGTACCAGTTTTGCAGTATTTACTACTTAATCCTATAgggtagtttttttaaattctaaattgcaccagtggCGATACCCACATCAACTAATAAAAGCAGTGCTTTAATTTTCTAATATTTGCTAACTAGTAGTCGATTGTTTAAAGCTAAtagctaattggttgctactggcaactgtaatttagcacctatgttaattCATGAGCTTTTTATAAATCTCCTCTGCTTTCCATCCTATAAAATTTGGGGGATCTGCCTGCATTGGGTCTTTAAACATCTGCAGAAAGTGGATCTTATTTTAGATATAGTTTGTAATATGTATGAGCTAATGCAGAACACATGGACCCTGGAATAATGCACATGGATCATCAAAGACATGATAAAATCTGTGACTTTGGCCTAGCATCTTTGATGATGACCTATCAACTGGCTGGGCCAGAACCATGCATGGTCAAAATTTgtcttttaaccatttgaaaaggTTCTCCTGTGCTGTTTGTGAAAGAAGAGTTACAGTTTTACAGTGCATTAAGTGCAGTACATGGGAGCATCAAAATTCATTATTAGCTATTGAACTGTTAACTATGGGAGCTCTTcattaactattattattcaaTAAGatgcaaataacatttattttcctttctaggAGAAGCTGGACCTGTGAGTGTAGAAGCTCAACCTTCAAGGCTAAACCCGCTCAGTATCTCCAGTTACAACTTCTACTCTAAGTTGGGAGCAGGAGGATATGGCAAAGTAAGTTATTGGTTTccattaaacacaatttttttgtagggtTTAAATCCTAAATGtggaagaaagcaaaaaaatgttgtgcgctggggaaaatttccattttagcagggccagatttacacagcGGGCACCCCAAGGCCCACTATCATTTGTCGCcaccgtcccctcccttttattcgctcaaattttcatcaccgGGACCAGAATAATGAGGATTGCcacacgggaaattaaaaaaactattggatctcctgagcatccccagtgtttctgaaccaatctgggtgtggttgggcagcatgctgccccctaaaatcctgccgccctaggcccgggccttggtggcctcaccacaaatccagacctgcatCTTTGTGCTTAAAATACACAGTAATATtaacttttttcttgcttttttaggTAATGCTGGCTTCGTTAGGAGACAGGAGGCCATATGTGGCTGTAAAATCTGTCGGCAAACGAGAGCTCCCAGATTACAGCAGCCTTCTCTCAGAGTCTCAAGTGCTGAACATCGGCAGACACAGCCCATTTCTTTGCCAAGGCTTTGCCGCTTTTCAAACCCAGGTACAACATTGACTCCATATTGCCATTTAGTTTGTAATACTGTTCCTCTGTATCCCCTAGATGATGGCTTTAGTCATACATATGATCCCCTTACATAATgtcccatatattatatatattataaccattaccagggcagccatcaggggggagagttgtagggggcccagagggtaaggggggccctgccacaccacacttacttgattatctgggccccccatctttctgagagctgctgacttctggaaggcatggatgtttaaggggccctggccaccaattttcttataatgtggggccctggccactaattttggccaccaattcttttttctcatgtggggtcctagccaccaatattttttaatggggggagccctagccacaaatgttttttatggggggccctgaccaccaatatctttttattttttattaacatgtgggaaccctagccaccaatatttttttagtttttttactgtgtgctgGGGGGCGgaactgtaggtggggcttgcagtgggtgcagcccagggaaTTTTGTCGTaaggggccctgcgatttctgatggcggtcctgaccaTTACAAATGACATGACACATATAATAACCAAACTGATTATATAGTATAGTTCCATACACATAATATAATGCCTCCTTGCCTTGTACACCCCTTACATGTTCATTCAGGATTTTTATATCCAGTACTGCATTCTGCCTGCAGGGTTTAATAACAACATGCAGGATATCCACCAACTACCCACAATATTAATGATCTAATGCCATATATTCACATTTTATATGTTGTTCTTATTGTGCAGCAAGtacaaaaacagatattttggcCCACCTTATTTggctttatattaaaggggttgttcacctttaaattaactttcttatgatgtagagaatgatattctgagacaatttgcaattggttttcatttgtggtttttgagttcttcagctctttatttagctgctctacaatttgcaatttcagcaatctcgttgctagggtccaaattaccctagcaaccatgcactaatttgaataagagacaggaatatgaagagagggcatgaatagaaagatgagtaacaacaagtagaaataacaataaatgtgtagctttacagagcatttgattttagatggggtcagtgacccccatttgaaagctggaaagggtcagaagaaaaaggcaaataactaataaagtaaaacatatagataatgaagaccaattgctaagaattggactttctacaatatactaaatttacctcaatggtgaaccacccctttaatgtaattaataaaatatgtactACCCTATGTTGTTGTAAGTGTTTCCTTCTCTCCTTCACTCTTTCCATTTGTCTTTGTAACCAGTGGCATGCCTTCTTTGTAATGGAGTACCTGAGTGGGGGAAGCCTTGAGGATGAGCTGAAGCGACACGGGACGCTGCCCATAGAGAGAGTACGGTAAGTATTACATGGCACTAGTACAATATGACTTATAGATAGCTTTataccatttgtgcctataagaaGGTTTATAAAATGTGTACACTAGGGAGCATcatagtcaaatttaaaaaaaatgttctcattttCTTAAAAGAAAGCTAATGAATTCCAGTTAATTTAACCATTATTTCCCTGTTTAAAAGGTTCCACTCTGCGGAGATGATTTGCGGCCTACAATACCTGCACGGCCTCGGGATTATTCATCGGTCAGTATAAATGTCTTCATTTCTGTAACATTCTACAGCAGAGGCCGCACACAGGTTGCTCTGCAAATCAGCagccttcatcttttttttttctccttttatctTTATATTACAGAGACATCAAACCCATGAATGTTCTATTGGACCATCAAGGACACGTTAAAATCTGTGACTTTGGCCTGGCAAAGCAAAGCATCTTTGATGGTGACCTAACAACTGGCCGGGCCGGAACCATAGAATACATGGCGCCAGAGGTGAGATATGCAATTAGAGATTATTTACATGGgtatttattttctgtctgtGAATATACCTTCATGTCAGTGCTTTCACAGGCTGTATTTATTACAGACATATAAAATAGCCATGCTAAACAGCACATCAATATACCAAGagtaaatatactgtagttactggTAGCTAATAGGCCTGTGGAGAGAACCAGCTTAACAGCATAACATTTTTTCACTTATATGataaacatttgtattactttctCAGCTTTACATAGAGCTTTGGTGTCACTCACATATTGCCAGGCATCATCCATATTTGCTGACATGGTTTCTATTACCTGTGACTGAGCTATACACATAAGGGCCGGATTCGGATAGTGGGCGCCCCTATCTGTGGGCCAACCGTGCAGTCCTAGCACCCACCTCCCACACCGCAGTGAGCACACACGTTAGAGCACTGGTGCTCCCCTAataatttgccgccctaggcccgggccttggtggcctcaccacaaatccgggccttatACCCATACAGCACTTactgggctctggcaaatgtgaCAGTTCTGATCCACACTAGAGAAACCAACTGGTCACATGCATTACTCATTAcactccatggggtatatttatcaaagagtgaagttaatagtgaagttccgccactagagtgaaattccgccactctccattcatttctatgggatttttataggcgtatttatcaaagggtgaactttcacttcacccattgataaatacgcctttcaaaatcccatagaaattaattgagagctgcggaatttcactctagtgcggaacttcactctttgataaatttaaccCCATATgctcaatgggcatctgaatccATTAAACTCTGTTGCCAAAATTATCCCAGGATACTTACttaaaagcaacattttacaACTTGGTAaatgattctttttcttttctaagatGCTGAACAGAAAAACATACAATGCAGCAGTTGACTGGTGGTCATTTGGCATCACCATCTGCAAAATAACCACTGGAATGTCACCGTTTCACAACAGCGGGAACATGGATCAGCTCATTTGTTCCATCAAAAACCATCAACCCAATATACCCGACTGGCTGGATGAAGATCTAAAACATCTTCTGGGGCAGGTGAGTAATGGCAGAGGGACAAAAGTATTGACATATTCGCTAATAAATGTATTCTCCATTTCTGCTCAATTTGCTGGGATTTAAATAATTGTCCATTCATCCTTTAGCTACTAGAAAAGAATCGGAAGCAACGCCTTGGTGTTCGAGGAAACATCAGATGCCACCCATTCTACAAAGCTATCGATTGGGCGGCACTGGAAGAGGAAAGATTACAACCCCCTTACCAGCCGAGAACAGTAAGTACATGGTTGGGGAATAATAATGACAAATGATTATAGCATTGACTAGTGAAGTCAGAAAGCAGTGGCTTTAGTTTGTGGAACTTGTATTTAACCCTATAGGAAAACCTATACACATAAGGCCGAAGGGATGCTCTGTGGGTACAGGTAATGAGATTATTAAAATCTCTGAACCTTCTGGATTCTTCCAAATCTGTTTTAAATTAGCCCCACAATatcccatacaaaaaaaaaagttctgaataTTTTAAACCACTAGGGTTGTTATAGCACTGAGATCTACAAAAGAAGTCTCTGCACAGGCAAACAATATAATACTGCCATCTACAAATGTTGTATTTTGCAATTGTAATCTACTTTGTATAGTGATGTGAAATACATGGCAAACTGAAACTCAAAGTGCTATATTAATAGAATCAAAATGCTTCATATGGACTTCTAAAAGCAAATCCAATGATTGTTCTCTTGTTCATAATAGATTTTTAGCATTGTCttgattaaaattatttttcccttttaatgcaGCCACCACCAGACCTATTCCAGCCGTGTAAAGAGAAGCTGTCATTCCTGGAGTACAAGGAGGATGAAGGAACATCAGGGGGCAGTGACACCATTCCCGGCTTCTCATTTCAAAGTTCCACCTGGCTGACGTAAGTATGTGTAGGCGTTTAATCCagccaataaaaacaatttcctatTCCATCAGCACAGGTTTTATGGGACAGTGGACATGATTGTGGGCTGCAAGAACTTTTCCGCTTGCTGCATGAAGGCCAGATCATCTCTTGCGATTCCTGCTTCAACCTTCGGCTCCACCTTCACCTGGGATTCCATCTTCCAGGGTATGAGACTGCTGGGTAACATCAGGCCTAGAATTATGAGGGGCAGTCACTCATTTGGCACATCACACGTAAGTATAGGTGGGTATCTTTATGTGAGTGAacgtgagatatgaaaggataagggtgtaacaGAAGGCAAAGCAGAGTCTAAGATCACAGCCTG
This sequence is a window from Xenopus laevis strain J_2021 chromosome 7S, Xenopus_laevis_v10.1, whole genome shotgun sequence. Protein-coding genes within it:
- the LOC108705728 gene encoding serine/threonine-protein kinase Sgk2-like isoform X1; translated protein: MKRIHSTSIDSDPPPSKEKKRREDHEEEQEESQKEKIESSLEEQLSEKGCREESIPSGFKDSDPQPSKVKKRRKEHEEEGEENQKERRESSLEKQLPEKGCREESIPSGFKDSDPQPSKVKKRRKEHEEEGEENQKEKRESSLEKQLPGKGCREESIPSVLKDSDPQSSKVKKSEDHEEEEGKKQKKKRERSVDDHLQVECYREKKRSRQETDEGEAGPVSVEAQPSRLNPLSISSYNFYSKLGAGGYGKVMLASLGDRRPYVAVKSVGKRELPDYSSLLSESQVLNIGRHSPFLCQGFAAFQTQWHAFFVMEYLSGGSLEDELKRHGTLPIERVRFHSAEMICGLQYLHGLGIIHRDIKPMNVLLDHQGHVKICDFGLAKQSIFDGDLTTGRAGTIEYMAPEMLNRKTYNAAVDWWSFGITICKITTGMSPFHNSGNMDQLICSIKNHQPNIPDWLDEDLKHLLGQLLEKNRKQRLGVRGNIRCHPFYKAIDWAALEEERLQPPYQPRTPPPDLFQPCKEKLSFLEYKEDEGTSGGSDTIPGFSFQSSTWLT